The following proteins come from a genomic window of Polyangiaceae bacterium:
- a CDS encoding HAMP domain-containing histidine kinase: protein MATTESDAARINFAWLVRVRWGAIFAQAAVIAAALVALGVHLPMTAVVVVLLAEVTSNALAQVWGTKTKRVLPRHVATLVATDIVLFTLLLYFTGGAANPFSFLYLVPIALAAHILEPRWTWALLALTVVCSGALFGRVEHAHHDHAAFGLHLQGMWLALIVAAVFIVYFMHRIAASLREREDQLAQARESAERGARLASLATLAAGAAHELATPLGTIAVVSKELTRRLQGGDPELLEDAGVIRSEVDRCRRILDRMATDVGQPTGEAPAPVTTQELIEGALAEVSERARVAVSGPVVDLCVPRHPVQQALHNLVDNALRATDGEVRIVVDGSRISVIDEGAGMSAEVLARATEPFFTSKDGGMGLGLFLVDTVAEQIGGKLELESKPGAGTRATLILPPCDNLPPPSAA, encoded by the coding sequence GTGGCCACCACGGAGTCCGACGCCGCCCGCATCAATTTCGCGTGGTTGGTGCGCGTGCGCTGGGGCGCCATCTTCGCGCAAGCCGCGGTGATCGCTGCCGCCCTGGTTGCTCTCGGCGTGCACCTGCCCATGACGGCCGTCGTCGTGGTGCTGCTGGCGGAGGTCACGTCCAACGCTCTTGCTCAGGTGTGGGGCACGAAGACCAAACGTGTGTTGCCGCGGCACGTGGCGACCTTGGTGGCGACCGACATCGTGCTGTTCACGCTGCTTTTGTACTTCACCGGCGGCGCGGCCAACCCCTTCAGCTTTCTCTACCTCGTGCCCATCGCGCTGGCGGCGCACATCCTGGAGCCGAGGTGGACCTGGGCGCTTTTAGCCCTCACCGTGGTGTGCTCCGGGGCGCTGTTCGGTCGCGTGGAGCATGCTCACCACGACCACGCCGCCTTCGGCCTCCACCTGCAGGGGATGTGGCTGGCGTTGATCGTCGCCGCCGTGTTCATCGTGTACTTCATGCATCGCATCGCCGCTTCTCTCCGGGAGCGCGAGGACCAGCTGGCGCAAGCACGAGAGTCGGCGGAGCGCGGCGCGCGGCTGGCGTCGCTGGCGACTCTGGCGGCGGGGGCGGCGCACGAGCTCGCGACGCCGCTGGGCACCATCGCGGTGGTCAGCAAGGAGCTCACGCGACGCCTGCAGGGCGGAGACCCGGAGCTCTTGGAAGACGCCGGCGTGATCCGCTCGGAGGTCGACCGCTGTCGGCGCATCCTCGATCGCATGGCGACGGACGTGGGCCAACCCACCGGCGAAGCGCCCGCACCGGTCACCACCCAGGAGCTGATCGAAGGAGCGCTGGCGGAGGTGTCGGAGCGGGCGCGCGTGGCGGTCTCGGGGCCGGTAGTGGACCTGTGTGTTCCCAGACATCCGGTGCAACAGGCGCTGCACAACCTGGTCGACAACGCCCTGCGCGCCACCGACGGCGAAGTGCGCATCGTGGTGGACGGTAGCCGCATCAGCGTGATCGACGAAGGCGCCGGGATGAGCGCGGAGGTGCTGGCCCGCGCCACGGAGCCGTTCTTCACCTCGAAGGACGGAGGCATGGGCCTCGGCTTGTTCCTGGTCGACACCGTGGCCGAACAGATCGGCGGGAAGCTCGAGCTCGAGTCCAAGCCCGGTGCCGGGACTCGCGCCACGTTGATCCTGCCGCCATGCGACAATTTGCCGCCTCCCTCGGCGGCCTGA
- a CDS encoding FixH family protein: MHRMAFGALAVALLVGCGASDETAEGTQALASEGGHFRGSFTPEPDPPTTGENALALGLTDASGVAIDGATLAADPWMPSMGHGSPVAPTSVELGGGDYRIEHLSYTMPGDWEVRVDVSAGGVTDRFVVPLGVQ; this comes from the coding sequence ATGCACAGGATGGCGTTTGGCGCGCTTGCAGTGGCGCTGCTGGTCGGCTGCGGCGCTTCGGACGAAACTGCGGAAGGCACCCAAGCGCTTGCATCCGAAGGCGGGCACTTCCGCGGAAGCTTCACGCCGGAGCCCGACCCGCCCACCACCGGCGAGAACGCCCTCGCGCTCGGCCTGACGGACGCGTCCGGCGTGGCGATTGACGGCGCCACCTTGGCTGCGGACCCCTGGATGCCGAGCATGGGCCACGGCAGTCCGGTCGCGCCGACCTCCGTGGAGCTCGGCGGGGGCGACTACCGAATCGAGCACCTGAGCTACACCATGCCAGGAGACTGGGAAGTCCGGGTAGACGTCAGCGCGGGAGGCGTCACGGATCGATTTGTCGTACCGCTCGGCGTACAGTGA
- a CDS encoding response regulator, with the protein MSEDTPSYLVVDDDDVLRRQLVRALESRGYEVRGAASFAEAVALAEVDPPEHAVVDLRLAERSGLELVKKLLELDPATRIVMLTGYGSIATAVEATKIGAVNYLSKPADADEIIAAFDPGTPADGAPEAPSLARAEWEHIHRVLSDCGGNISEAARRLKIHRRSLQRKLNKHAPG; encoded by the coding sequence ATGAGCGAAGACACTCCGAGCTACCTCGTCGTGGACGACGACGACGTGCTCCGGCGCCAGCTCGTGCGTGCCCTCGAGAGCCGCGGCTACGAGGTGCGCGGTGCCGCGAGCTTCGCCGAAGCGGTGGCGCTGGCGGAGGTAGATCCCCCGGAGCACGCGGTAGTCGATCTTCGGCTGGCGGAGCGCTCGGGCCTGGAGTTGGTCAAGAAGCTCCTGGAGCTGGACCCGGCGACTCGAATCGTGATGCTCACCGGCTACGGCAGCATCGCGACCGCCGTGGAGGCGACCAAGATCGGCGCCGTGAACTACCTGTCGAAACCTGCGGATGCCGACGAGATCATCGCCGCCTTCGACCCCGGCACTCCGGCCGATGGCGCTCCCGAGGCACCGTCCCTGGCTCGCGCAGAATGGGAGCACATTCATAGGGTGCTCAGCGACTGTGGCGGAAATATCTCCGAAGCGGCGCGGCGCCTGAAGATCCACCGCCGCTCGCTGCAGCGAAAGCTCAACAAACACGCGCCCGGGTGA
- a CDS encoding FixH family protein translates to MMRGIALAVVLSLPLSVGCSSSSDASGSGGSGASTGGAGGSGGMMASCSGTEQFSAGVEKAGDQGLVKVTIESGDPAPPQVGNNTWMLTITDASGTPIPDATVSVTPFMPVHGHGTPVTSVITPKGSGSYEADKVNFVMPGPWEITIDVTLSGGGSDSVMFPFCVEG, encoded by the coding sequence GTGATGCGTGGGATTGCGCTGGCGGTCGTGTTGTCTTTGCCCCTGTCGGTGGGCTGCTCCAGCAGCAGCGACGCGAGCGGCAGCGGGGGCAGCGGCGCCAGCACCGGCGGTGCCGGGGGCAGCGGCGGCATGATGGCCAGCTGCAGCGGCACGGAGCAGTTCAGCGCCGGCGTCGAGAAGGCCGGGGACCAAGGTCTGGTGAAGGTCACCATCGAAAGCGGCGACCCGGCTCCCCCTCAGGTCGGCAACAACACCTGGATGCTCACCATCACGGATGCGAGCGGCACGCCCATCCCCGACGCTACGGTGAGCGTGACTCCATTCATGCCGGTTCACGGGCACGGCACGCCGGTGACCTCCGTGATCACTCCCAAGGGCAGTGGTAGCTACGAGGCGGACAAGGTCAACTTCGTGATGCCCGGCCCCTGGGAAATCACGATCGACGTCACCCTGTCCGGCGGCGGCTCGGACAGCGTCATGTTCCCGTTCTGCGTCGAGGGCTGA
- a CDS encoding L,D-transpeptidase, producing the protein MRRAVSFAIVVIAASAHAEPVKPSHVYSRGVTTWIYETPRKSTHDRLGYIRLGEGVRVRSAEPTPGPGCSEGFYPVEPFGWVCADRLASLRMQGRYLNGMQLAHSSTALMPFQYALSNGAPMYRRLPTRAEWEKEERFLGKPGTFRPQSWGNRGHEKLAEVRAIPATDSVPWFLADGGSVGREKPHGLVRRTIPHGSMLSFTRAFSYEGRTWLLSADGTVVPADRVRPFRVSQFHGTPLGKGVELPIAFFREKARPKYVKTGEGFAPANGEWAVRSFVSLDPRTAAVEVGKKRYLATREKDEKGRVLWTDEADATVVRRREQRPIGVAEGEKWLLISITSGTLVAYDADKPVYATLVSPGVGGVPMPGKDPVKMSTTPMGVYRVTFKHRAATMSPEQGENRSFWIADVPYTQYFNAPFALHTAYWHESFGEPMSAGCVNLSPIDGRYLFEFTDPKVPAGWNGAAPGGPLGKGTYVVVSR; encoded by the coding sequence GTGCGCCGCGCCGTGTCGTTCGCCATCGTAGTGATCGCCGCCTCCGCCCACGCGGAACCGGTGAAGCCGAGCCACGTGTACTCTCGCGGCGTCACCACGTGGATCTACGAAACGCCTCGGAAATCGACGCACGATCGTCTCGGCTACATCCGTCTGGGGGAGGGCGTGCGCGTGCGGTCGGCGGAGCCCACGCCGGGGCCGGGCTGTAGCGAGGGGTTCTATCCCGTGGAGCCCTTCGGCTGGGTGTGTGCGGATCGCCTGGCGTCACTCAGAATGCAGGGCCGCTACCTGAACGGCATGCAGCTCGCACACTCGAGCACGGCGCTGATGCCGTTTCAGTACGCGCTCTCCAATGGCGCGCCCATGTATCGACGCCTTCCCACCCGCGCGGAATGGGAAAAGGAAGAGCGCTTCTTGGGCAAGCCCGGAACATTTCGCCCGCAGTCCTGGGGCAACCGCGGCCACGAGAAGCTGGCGGAGGTCCGCGCCATCCCCGCGACGGATTCGGTCCCCTGGTTCCTTGCCGACGGCGGCTCCGTCGGGCGGGAAAAGCCCCACGGCCTGGTGCGCCGGACCATCCCCCACGGCTCCATGCTGTCGTTCACCCGCGCCTTCAGCTACGAAGGACGCACTTGGCTGCTCAGTGCGGATGGCACCGTGGTCCCCGCGGATCGCGTGCGCCCGTTTCGCGTGAGCCAGTTCCACGGCACGCCGTTGGGCAAGGGCGTCGAGCTTCCCATCGCGTTCTTCCGCGAGAAGGCGCGACCGAAGTACGTGAAGACCGGCGAAGGCTTCGCCCCCGCTAACGGGGAGTGGGCGGTGCGTAGCTTCGTTTCATTGGACCCGCGCACCGCCGCGGTCGAGGTCGGCAAGAAACGCTACCTCGCCACACGCGAGAAGGACGAAAAGGGCCGCGTGCTGTGGACCGACGAAGCCGACGCCACCGTGGTCCGCCGCCGGGAGCAACGCCCCATCGGTGTGGCGGAAGGTGAGAAGTGGCTGCTCATCAGCATCACCTCGGGCACGCTGGTGGCCTATGACGCCGACAAGCCAGTGTACGCCACGCTGGTCTCGCCGGGCGTCGGCGGCGTGCCCATGCCCGGCAAGGACCCCGTGAAGATGAGCACCACGCCGATGGGCGTGTATCGCGTCACGTTCAAGCACCGCGCAGCGACCATGAGCCCGGAGCAGGGGGAGAACCGCAGCTTCTGGATCGCCGACGTGCCCTACACGCAGTACTTCAACGCGCCCTTCGCCCTGCACACCGCCTACTGGCACGAGAGCTTCGGCGAGCCCATGAGCGCCGGCTGCGTGAACTTGTCGCCCATCGACGGCCGCTACCTGTTCGAGTTCACCGATCCCAAGGTGCCGGCGGGGTGGAATGGGGCTGCACCGGGGGGCCCGCTGGGCAAGGGGACCTACGTCGTCGTCTCCCGCTGA
- a CDS encoding glutathione S-transferase family protein, whose product MKLYHHPLSPNARRALLVIAHLGLDVEEHVVKLSEGETRKPEFLKLNPNGKVPVLVDGDFVLTESRVIEQYLASKKPESGLWPKEGRDRFDVNRWAMWDASHFSPALGTIAFEKLIKPMVGGGDPNEGKIRDAEASFAQFAKVLDGHLQGRDWLVGDCITVADFTVAASLTYAGPCGVSLDPYPNLKSWMGRISELPAWQATTPKFDG is encoded by the coding sequence ATGAAGCTCTATCACCATCCCCTGTCCCCCAACGCCCGCCGCGCCTTGTTGGTCATCGCTCACCTGGGTCTCGACGTCGAAGAGCACGTCGTGAAGCTGTCGGAGGGCGAGACCCGCAAGCCCGAGTTCTTGAAGCTGAACCCCAACGGCAAGGTGCCGGTGCTCGTGGATGGAGACTTCGTGCTCACGGAGTCCCGGGTCATCGAGCAGTACCTCGCCTCCAAGAAGCCGGAGTCCGGTCTGTGGCCGAAGGAAGGTCGAGATCGCTTCGACGTGAACCGTTGGGCGATGTGGGACGCATCCCACTTTTCTCCCGCGCTCGGCACCATCGCCTTCGAGAAGCTGATCAAGCCCATGGTGGGCGGCGGAGATCCGAACGAAGGCAAGATCCGCGACGCCGAGGCGAGCTTCGCGCAGTTCGCCAAGGTGCTCGACGGCCACCTGCAAGGTCGAGATTGGCTCGTGGGAGATTGCATCACGGTGGCGGATTTCACCGTGGCCGCGTCGTTGACCTACGCCGGCCCTTGCGGCGTCTCCCTCGATCCCTATCCGAACTTGAAGAGCTGGATGGGGCGTATCAGCGAGCTGCCGGCCTGGCAGGCCACCACGCCGAAGTTCGACGGCTGA
- a CDS encoding amidohydrolase encodes MTHHEDDRLVPCLAQASTPGYLASPLPAVDDSEGARVPEGLPRIVDAHVHVFPERLFRAIWKWFDTWGWPIRYKILAPAVIDYLRSRGVDHTVLLHYAHKPGIARGLNRFVAELVSEHSSSSGVATVFPGEPDTEAILREAFAMGLKGVKLHCHVQCMAPDDPALEAVYRTAVAHDQPVVIHAGREPKSPGYRCDPHLLCSADRVKAVLDAYPDLRLCIPHLGADEFEAYARLLESRDNLWLDTTMALAGYFPDQVPWDLVRLRPERVMYGTDFPNIPFAWDRELRRLADAGLSAPALAQVLGGAATAFFRL; translated from the coding sequence ATGACCCATCACGAAGACGACAGGCTCGTCCCGTGCCTGGCCCAGGCGAGCACCCCCGGCTATCTCGCCTCTCCTCTGCCGGCCGTCGACGATTCCGAGGGCGCGAGAGTTCCTGAAGGTCTACCCAGAATCGTCGACGCCCACGTTCACGTGTTCCCGGAGAGACTGTTCCGCGCGATCTGGAAGTGGTTCGACACTTGGGGTTGGCCCATCCGCTACAAGATCCTCGCGCCCGCCGTCATCGACTACCTCCGCTCCCGGGGCGTCGACCACACGGTGCTGTTGCACTACGCGCACAAGCCGGGCATCGCCCGGGGCCTCAATCGTTTCGTGGCGGAGCTGGTGAGCGAGCACTCGTCCTCCAGCGGTGTGGCCACCGTGTTTCCGGGCGAACCGGATACGGAAGCGATCTTGAGGGAGGCCTTCGCCATGGGCCTCAAGGGAGTGAAGCTCCACTGCCACGTCCAGTGCATGGCACCCGACGATCCCGCGCTCGAGGCGGTGTACCGCACCGCCGTGGCCCACGACCAACCCGTCGTCATTCACGCCGGGCGCGAGCCCAAGAGCCCGGGCTACCGCTGCGATCCCCACTTGCTCTGCTCCGCCGATCGCGTGAAAGCCGTGCTCGACGCCTACCCCGATCTGCGGCTGTGCATCCCCCACTTGGGTGCGGATGAGTTCGAGGCCTACGCCCGGCTGCTCGAGTCCCGAGACAACCTGTGGCTCGACACGACCATGGCGCTGGCCGGCTATTTCCCGGACCAGGTGCCCTGGGACCTCGTGCGCCTGCGGCCGGAGCGAGTGATGTACGGCACGGATTTCCCCAACATTCCCTTTGCTTGGGACCGGGAGCTCCGACGTCTCGCGGACGCAGGGCTGTCAGCGCCGGCCCTCGCCCAGGTGCTCGGCGGAGCCGCGACCGCCTTCTTCCGCTTGTGA